From a single Lolium rigidum isolate FL_2022 chromosome 7, APGP_CSIRO_Lrig_0.1, whole genome shotgun sequence genomic region:
- the LOC124677963 gene encoding myb-related protein Zm1-like, protein MGKGRAPCCAKVGLNKGSWTPEEDMRLIAYIHKYGHPNWRALPKQAGLLRCGKSCRLRWINYLRPDLKRGNFTAEEEETLIKLHNKLGNKWSKIAANLPGRTDNEIKNVWNTHLKKRVAASAGEQKKTGGSKSKKNKNTRVDAPVPSASPSSSTTTAMTHSSTGDSRVKSNTNKEEPEVDRIEIPVVDLGFDFDMLLDTVPETHCPSVSAPTSPCSSASPPCVVDHDVLLDLPEIDIVPELWSIMDGTGACTETEQAPCINAAPCPGNGTEASAATTDDGQEWWLEDLERELGLWGPIEDYQYQTNPQAQSGLVGPPSASVDDPVSCYFEAGHEASAAALTDIQMDL, encoded by the exons ATGGGGAAAGGCCGGGCACCGTGCTGCGCCAAGGTGGGGCTCAACAAGGGCTCATGGACGCCGGAGGAGGACATGCGCCTCATCGCCTACATTCACAAGTACGGCCACCCCAACTGGCGAGCCCTGCCCAAGCAAGCAG GTTTGCTCCGGTGCGGGAAGAGCTGCCGGCTCCGGTGGATCAACTACCTACGGCCcgacctgaagcgcggcaacttcacggccgaggaggaggagactcTCATCAAGCTGCACAACAAGCTCGGCAACAA GTGGTCAAAGATCGCGGCGAACCTGCCGGGGAGGACGGACAACGAGATCAAGAACGTCTGGAACACGCACCTCAAGAAGCGGGTGGCGGCCAGCGCCGGCGAGCAGAAGAAGACGGGCGGGTCCAAGAGCAAGAAGAATAAGAATACCCGCGTCGACGCGCCGGTGCCTTCAGCGTCGccgtcctcctccaccaccacggcGATGACCCACTCCTCTACCGGCGACTCCCGCGTGAAGAGCAACACGAACAAGGAAGAACCAGAGGTCGACAGGATCGAGATCCCAGTGGTCGACCTCGGCTTCGACTTCGACATGCTGCTGGACACCGTCCCCGAGACGCACTGCCCGTCCGTTTCAGCGCCGACCTCGccctgctcgtccgcgtccccgCCGTGCGTGGTGGACCACGACGTGCTGCTCGATCTGCCGGAGATCGACATCGTGCCGGAGCTCTGGAGCATCATGGACGGCACCGGCGCGTGCACGGAAACAGAACAGGCACCATGTATCAATGCGGCGCCATGCCCCGGCAATGGAACAGAGGCGAGCGCCGCAACGACCGACGACGGACAGGAGTGGTGGTTGGAGGACCTGGAGCGAGAGCTGGGCCTATGGGGGCCCATCGAGGACTACCAGTACCAAACGAACCCACAGGCCCAGTCGGGTCTCGTGGGCCCGCCCTCTGCCAGCGTGGACGACCCAGTGTCGTGCTACTTCGAAGCTGGCCACGAAGCCTCTGCTGCAGCTCTCACGGATATCCAGATGGATTTGTGA